The genomic stretch GTCCTATCTCTTTTGTACTGACAAATCAAGCTGACTGCAAATGGTTGCACGACGCTAGGCCGGGTTTTCTTCAAGAAGCATGACTTGCAGTGCTCCGGCAATAAACGATGCTTCAGAAAATGCCGAGCGGTTCAGGTTTGGATAGTCTTCATTGAGAAGGTGTTGAACATGTTTGTTTCCGACGGTGTCAAAGCGCTTGAGCTTTGCCGTCAGGGTTTCCGGTGTTTTGCGCAGCCTGCTGTAGTGCAGGATGGGTGCATCGAGAGCCAAGGCAACTCTGCCTTCCACTCCAGTGAGTTTTTCATGGATGGGGTTCTCGAAACGGACGGACTCCCTGTTGCGGAAAAGGCGCAACTGGAGGTCTGGCCATAAGCCGAATCCGACCTTGCAGTTGTTCTCATCCGGGTAAAAAGTCATTCTGGGGAAATAGCATGCTTCTAGTCGTTTGATGAGAAGGAGCGCGGTGAAGAGAGACCATGTGTCTTCGCTGAAAAGCTCGTCCCCATCCAGGTAAAGAATCCATTCACCGGAACATTCTTTCACCATCTTGTTTCGCTGGCTAGAAAAATCAGTCAGTGGACTGGCTATATTCTTGATGGGAGCCGCGCAGTGGTAGTCTGCCTCGGGCACTGTTTCACTGTCCCACACAACGACGACCTCTTTTATCCAATCGGGGAACTGCGCAAAAAAAGTATCGAGATCCGGTTCAGAGGGGTCGAGAATCACCCCTACACTCAGATCTGGAGCCTGAACTGCAACGTGGCTCAAGTACGCACTGTTTATGGCCTGATGTGAGCGGGCGC from Pseudodesulfovibrio profundus encodes the following:
- a CDS encoding glycosyltransferase family protein, whose amino-acid sequence is MNTALISRYTDAVLSFEFKNPTPPYHVETLNNDDIETFVKRTLKFLTKSGADNLVLFGLGNGTTAAALASALPTDKTLIVCETNTTNIRTFLENNSDWTNESGKAMVLADTSSWAQFYLLNMAGASSENTHTVLNPELPVSEKEQLRSLQKLFVSARSHQAINSAYLSHVAVQAPDLSVGVILDPSEPDLDTFFAQFPDWIKEVVVVWDSETVPEADYHCAAPIKNIASPLTDFSSQRNKMVKECSGEWILYLDGDELFSEDTWSLFTALLLIKRLEACYFPRMTFYPDENNCKVGFGLWPDLQLRLFRNRESVRFENPIHEKLTGVEGRVALALDAPILHYSRLRKTPETLTAKLKRFDTVGNKHVQHLLNEDYPNLNRSAFSEASFIAGALQVMLLEENPA